One Nostocoides sp. HKS02 genomic window carries:
- a CDS encoding cupin domain-containing protein, with amino-acid sequence MSEKQNIDTPHEQRPFHGHGHMDVVTLGDFTLGRGVFEPGWRWSNDVKPIAGTESCQTHHTGICLSGQMTVRFDDGSELSITPGDVLDLDPGHDAWTDGDEPCILLDTGVKAYAKPS; translated from the coding sequence ATGTCCGAGAAGCAGAACATCGACACACCACACGAGCAACGCCCGTTCCACGGACACGGCCACATGGATGTAGTCACGCTCGGCGACTTCACACTCGGCCGCGGCGTGTTCGAACCAGGCTGGCGCTGGTCCAACGACGTCAAGCCCATCGCTGGCACCGAGTCCTGCCAGACCCACCACACCGGCATCTGCCTGTCCGGGCAGATGACCGTCCGGTTCGACGACGGTTCCGAGCTGTCCATCACCCCCGGGGACGTCCTTGACCTCGACCCTGGCCACGACGCCTGGACCGACGGCGACGAGCCGTGCATCCTGCTGGACACCGGCGTCAAGGCGTACGCCAAGCCCAGCTGA
- a CDS encoding metalloregulator ArsR/SmtB family transcription factor yields MGERAAKHALFAQFAAVGKVLGNPARLELLDLLAQGPRSVEDLAAAAHQGMSTCSAHLQTLREAGMVEPRRDGKRVFYSLAGDDVAALWAQLRQVAHEHRPHTEPAARAYLGPDDTQAVDTTELLRRLRTGDSVVLDVRPGVEYAAGHLPGALHIPLEELADRLGELPPGTDIVAYCRGQYCVLAHDAVRVLNAHGLHARRAADGFLEWRVAGVPIESGAA; encoded by the coding sequence ATGGGTGAGCGCGCCGCCAAGCACGCCCTGTTCGCGCAGTTCGCCGCCGTCGGCAAGGTCCTGGGCAACCCGGCCCGCCTGGAGCTGCTCGACCTGCTCGCCCAGGGTCCACGCAGCGTCGAGGACCTCGCCGCCGCCGCACACCAGGGCATGAGCACATGCTCCGCGCACCTGCAGACGCTACGTGAGGCCGGGATGGTCGAGCCCCGACGCGACGGCAAGCGCGTCTTCTACTCCCTGGCCGGTGACGACGTCGCCGCCCTGTGGGCGCAGCTGCGGCAGGTGGCCCACGAGCATCGCCCGCACACCGAACCTGCGGCCCGCGCCTACCTCGGGCCGGACGACACCCAGGCCGTGGACACCACTGAGCTGCTGCGTCGCCTGCGCACCGGGGACAGCGTCGTCCTCGACGTCCGACCCGGTGTCGAGTACGCCGCCGGCCACCTACCCGGCGCCCTGCACATCCCGCTCGAGGAGCTCGCCGACCGCCTCGGCGAACTACCCCCAGGCACGGACATAGTCGCCTACTGCCGCGGCCAGTACTGCGTCCTTGCCCACGACGCGGTGCGCGTGCTCAACGCCCACGGCCTACACGCCAGAAGGGCCGCCGACGGCTTCCTGGAATGGCGGGTCGCGGGAGTGCCCATCGAATCGGGCGCCGCGTAG
- a CDS encoding rhodanese-like domain-containing protein: MTDSLVARTPSLEVVPLVDEGLGNSAYLVSLGDGRALAVDASRDLRALRVAADQRGLSVAYAADTHLHADFLSGAVQLAATDGAVVLASAAGRREFAHRALSDGDEFDLGGLTLRTLATPGHTHEHIAFVLLDGPSVLGVFTGGSLLVGSAARTDLVSPDRTEELARAQYASLQRLAALDDDVAVWPTHGAGSFCSAPPGAARTSTMGTERATNALLRADSEDTFVAQLLGSLGTFPPYFLRLGEINRRGPALADGDTLTQLSPAQVRALAAAGGTVVDVRPVAAFAAGHIPGSVSIPLRDQFATWLGWLVPYDRPVVVVRDAGQDPAEIVWAARKVGHDHLAAELAGGLGSWTAAGQPASSIPVVGAAALADAVVLDVRQTSEFTAGHVPGALHVELGDLAARVPSLAAGPIVVMCAHGERAMGGASLLRRAGRRDVAVLAGGPHDWEQVNDRSLETGL, translated from the coding sequence ATGACCGATTCGCTCGTGGCAAGGACACCGTCGCTCGAGGTTGTCCCGTTGGTCGACGAGGGGTTGGGTAACTCCGCCTACCTGGTCTCGCTGGGCGATGGCAGGGCGTTGGCCGTTGACGCCAGCCGTGACCTGCGCGCGCTGCGGGTGGCTGCGGACCAGCGGGGTTTGAGCGTGGCGTATGCCGCCGACACCCACCTGCACGCCGACTTCTTGTCCGGTGCCGTCCAGCTGGCCGCCACCGACGGCGCGGTCGTGCTGGCCTCAGCGGCCGGTCGCCGCGAGTTCGCGCACCGTGCCCTGTCCGACGGGGACGAGTTCGACCTCGGTGGGCTGACCCTGCGGACCCTGGCGACCCCAGGACACACCCATGAGCACATCGCGTTCGTACTGCTCGACGGCCCCAGCGTGCTCGGGGTGTTCACGGGAGGTTCGTTGCTGGTCGGGTCCGCGGCCCGCACCGACCTGGTCTCCCCAGACCGGACCGAGGAGCTCGCCCGCGCGCAATATGCCTCCCTGCAGCGGTTGGCCGCTCTGGATGACGACGTCGCCGTATGGCCCACCCACGGCGCCGGGTCATTCTGCTCGGCGCCTCCCGGTGCGGCCCGTACCTCCACCATGGGCACCGAACGCGCCACCAACGCCCTGCTCCGCGCCGATTCGGAGGACACCTTCGTCGCCCAGCTGCTGGGCTCCCTGGGCACGTTCCCGCCGTACTTCCTACGGCTCGGTGAGATCAACCGGCGCGGACCGGCCCTGGCAGATGGGGACACCCTGACCCAGTTGTCGCCCGCGCAGGTGCGCGCGCTGGCTGCGGCGGGCGGGACCGTCGTCGACGTCCGCCCGGTGGCGGCGTTCGCGGCCGGTCACATTCCGGGGTCGGTGTCCATCCCGCTGCGTGACCAGTTCGCCACCTGGCTCGGCTGGCTGGTTCCCTACGACCGGCCGGTGGTCGTCGTCCGCGACGCCGGACAGGACCCCGCCGAGATCGTGTGGGCGGCCCGCAAGGTCGGTCACGACCACCTGGCCGCTGAACTGGCCGGTGGTTTGGGTTCGTGGACCGCGGCCGGCCAACCGGCGTCGTCCATCCCCGTCGTGGGCGCGGCCGCCCTCGCCGATGCCGTCGTCCTGGACGTCCGGCAGACCAGCGAGTTCACCGCCGGGCACGTCCCGGGCGCCTTGCACGTGGAGCTCGGCGACCTCGCCGCCCGGGTGCCGTCGTTGGCTGCCGGCCCAATCGTGGTCATGTGCGCTCACGGGGAGCGGGCGATGGGTGGGGCTAGCCTGCTGCGTCGCGCCGGTCGCCGCGACGTGGCCGTCCTGGCCGGCGGCCCGCACGACTGGGAACAGGTCAACGATCGGTCCCTGGAGACCGGGCTATGA
- a CDS encoding TetR/AcrR family transcriptional regulator, with protein MLGETNVDRVSRRRQGTRNEILDAAWAVVRESGWSGLTQRSVAQRVGMRAPSLYGHFDSKLTIIDAMFGQAWAEFDATAAVQERDLPDDPRAALLTAATTWLDAMAADPERNALMNQRPVPGFTPSAESYAFAVQAIERLHRLLNRLGITDPDAADLWTAILAGLASQQNANDPGGQRWRRLLPRAVDMFLTEVRPDTARRKKAR; from the coding sequence ATGTTAGGAGAAACGAACGTCGATAGGGTCTCGCGTCGTCGTCAAGGCACGCGAAACGAAATACTCGACGCCGCCTGGGCGGTGGTGCGTGAGTCGGGCTGGTCCGGGCTCACCCAGCGCAGTGTCGCGCAGCGAGTGGGCATGCGCGCACCCTCGCTATACGGACACTTCGACTCCAAGCTGACGATCATTGATGCGATGTTTGGCCAGGCGTGGGCGGAGTTCGACGCGACTGCCGCGGTGCAAGAGCGCGACCTACCTGACGACCCGCGCGCAGCGCTGCTGACGGCCGCGACGACCTGGCTGGACGCGATGGCAGCGGACCCGGAGCGGAACGCGCTGATGAACCAGCGACCCGTCCCCGGCTTCACGCCCAGCGCCGAGTCCTACGCGTTCGCCGTCCAGGCGATCGAGCGCCTGCACCGCCTCCTGAACCGTCTAGGCATCACCGACCCCGACGCCGCTGATCTGTGGACCGCGATCCTCGCGGGCCTGGCCAGTCAGCAGAACGCCAACGACCCCGGGGGCCAGCGCTGGCGCCGGCTCCTGCCCCGGGCCGTTGACATGTTTCTCACCGAAGTCCGACCGGATACAGCACGCAGGAAGAAGGCCCGATGA
- a CDS encoding ester cyclase yields the protein MSTQTNKAVVRRYYEEVLNAGHVDALDELATRDYVEHDPLPGQGDGRDDLKRRATTLLAAFSPLTFIIEDLIAEDDKVVVRWSSSGTHNSDFLGIAATHRPYTISGIDIHRLEGNQLAEHWHVVDQLSQLQQLGLIPAPA from the coding sequence ATGAGCACGCAAACCAACAAGGCGGTCGTTCGCCGCTACTACGAAGAGGTCCTCAACGCCGGACACGTCGACGCGCTCGATGAGCTGGCGACCCGGGATTACGTCGAGCATGACCCGCTCCCCGGCCAAGGCGATGGCCGCGATGACCTCAAGCGCCGTGCCACGACGCTGCTCGCGGCGTTCTCCCCGCTCACCTTCATCATCGAGGACCTCATCGCCGAGGACGACAAGGTCGTCGTTCGCTGGTCCAGCAGCGGGACCCACAACAGTGACTTTCTCGGGATCGCGGCCACGCATCGGCCCTACACCATCAGCGGGATCGACATCCACCGCCTGGAGGGCAACCAGCTCGCCGAGCACTGGCACGTGGTCGACCAGCTCAGCCAGCTCCAACAGCTCGGTTTGATCCCTGCCCCGGCCTGA
- a CDS encoding maleylpyruvate isomerase family mycothiol-dependent enzyme, translated as MNATDHQPTGTGPRWPRMDRDLAMRLATTEYQRFLDLLRSLSGDDWTKPTDCAQWDVRAIAGHTTGMALMATGLKETLRQSLMSKRRGGVPLDALTALQVEEHADLTTGELVDRFAAIGPRAARGRMRTPALVRRMKLPDPQDVAGKTEHWTNGYLIDTILTRDPWMHRMDICRATGRAPALTPDHDGFLVADVVQEWADRHGRPYQLHLTGPAGGRFSKGNDGPELTLDAIDFCRVLSGRTTGHTMTSDLLEVAVPF; from the coding sequence ATGAACGCCACAGACCATCAACCAACTGGGACCGGGCCGCGTTGGCCACGGATGGACCGCGACCTTGCGATGCGGCTCGCGACCACGGAGTACCAGCGCTTCCTCGACCTGCTGCGCTCTCTGTCTGGAGACGACTGGACCAAGCCCACCGACTGCGCTCAGTGGGACGTCAGAGCGATAGCGGGCCATACCACCGGCATGGCGCTGATGGCGACCGGCTTGAAGGAGACCCTCCGGCAGTCCCTGATGTCCAAGCGTCGCGGCGGCGTCCCCCTGGATGCCCTCACGGCCCTGCAGGTCGAAGAACATGCCGACCTCACCACGGGCGAGCTCGTCGACCGGTTCGCCGCGATCGGTCCCCGGGCCGCACGCGGTCGCATGCGAACTCCCGCCCTCGTACGTCGAATGAAGCTGCCGGACCCCCAGGACGTCGCGGGCAAGACCGAGCACTGGACAAACGGCTACCTCATCGACACGATCCTGACCCGCGACCCGTGGATGCACCGAATGGACATCTGCCGAGCGACCGGGCGCGCACCGGCGCTCACACCCGACCACGACGGTTTCCTGGTCGCCGATGTCGTCCAGGAGTGGGCCGACCGGCACGGCCGCCCCTACCAGCTGCACCTCACCGGACCGGCCGGTGGCAGATTCTCCAAGGGCAACGACGGGCCCGAGCTGACTCTGGACGCCATCGACTTCTGCCGTGTCCTATCCGGACGCACCACCGGCCACACGATGACCAGCGACCTCCTCGAGGTGGCGGTGCCCTTCTAG
- a CDS encoding bifunctional 2-polyprenyl-6-hydroxyphenol methylase/3-demethylubiquinol 3-O-methyltransferase UbiG, producing the protein MFGDRFARHVEARYRKRGLGRAQARIVDFLVGHDIEGATVLEIGGGVGELQIELLRRGAARATNLELVDAYDGPARQLADEAGVADRIERRILDIATAPQQVERADVVVLHRVVCCYPDVERLLGAAADHAGRLLVFSHPPRNLASRTVLGAQNIAFRLTGRTFRTFSHPPARMLAVLAECGLTPVYAHHGPVWQIVGLQRTPA; encoded by the coding sequence GTGTTCGGGGACCGTTTCGCCCGCCATGTCGAGGCGCGCTACCGCAAGCGCGGCCTGGGTCGTGCCCAGGCGCGCATCGTCGACTTCCTGGTCGGCCACGACATCGAAGGGGCGACCGTCCTGGAGATCGGCGGCGGCGTCGGCGAGCTGCAGATCGAGCTGCTGCGCCGCGGCGCCGCCCGGGCCACGAACCTCGAGCTCGTCGACGCCTACGACGGCCCCGCGCGCCAGCTCGCCGACGAGGCCGGTGTCGCCGACCGTATCGAACGACGCATCCTCGACATCGCAACCGCACCGCAGCAGGTCGAACGCGCGGACGTGGTAGTCCTGCACCGGGTGGTCTGTTGCTACCCGGACGTCGAACGCCTGCTCGGCGCCGCCGCCGACCACGCTGGGCGGCTGCTCGTGTTCAGCCACCCCCCACGCAACCTTGCAAGCCGTACCGTGCTCGGCGCGCAGAACATCGCCTTTCGGCTCACCGGGCGCACCTTCAGAACCTTCAGCCATCCACCCGCCCGGATGCTCGCGGTCCTGGCCGAGTGCGGCCTGACCCCGGTTTACGCCCACCACGGCCCGGTGTGGCAGATCGTCGGTCTGCAGCGAACACCAGCCTGA
- a CDS encoding alkaline phosphatase family protein → MATGSRPGDRPSGHQASPIRNTSQTAHDGRTGPGQCGTEAPRLGGYQGRCGYGPRLPLLVISPWARVNHVDHTLTDQTSIIRFVEDNWLRGQRLGGGSYDALAGPLTGMFDFASGHYARKLFLDPNTGEPRRQDPGLG, encoded by the coding sequence GTGGCGACGGGGTCTCGGCCTGGAGACCGGCCAAGCGGCCACCAGGCGTCGCCGATCCGCAACACCTCCCAAACCGCCCACGACGGGCGCACCGGTCCGGGCCAGTGCGGCACCGAGGCGCCGCGGCTCGGCGGATACCAGGGCCGCTGCGGGTACGGCCCACGCCTGCCGTTGCTGGTCATCTCGCCGTGGGCCCGGGTCAACCACGTCGACCACACGCTGACAGACCAGACCTCCATCATCCGCTTCGTCGAGGACAACTGGCTCCGCGGCCAGCGCCTCGGAGGCGGGTCCTATGACGCGCTCGCCGGTCCCCTGACGGGCATGTTCGACTTCGCCTCAGGCCACTATGCGCGCAAGCTGTTCCTTGACCCGAACACTGGCGAACCCCGCCGCCAGGACCCCGGCCTCGGCTGA
- a CDS encoding methyltransferase domain-containing protein, whose product MSVTVDIEELTAKVKDMYRHVAQQPHDQFHFELGAPVALRVGYDADRLRDVPTGAVESFAGVGYFFDLADLAPGESVVDLGSGSGMDAFYAAGIVGHTGRVYGIDFTTEQLDKARRLAEEAGFTQVEFCEGCIEALPLGEASVDAVISNGVINLCADKKAVFAEAARVLRPGGRLAIADIITERQLTDAIVCNADLWASCIGGAAQHDHYLEAIESAGFAITHQRENAYAFISERARDASAIYGVKSISLLATKAGT is encoded by the coding sequence ATGAGCGTCACGGTGGACATCGAGGAGCTCACGGCCAAGGTCAAGGACATGTACCGTCACGTGGCCCAGCAGCCACACGACCAGTTCCACTTCGAGCTGGGGGCGCCGGTCGCACTGCGCGTCGGCTATGACGCGGACCGGCTTCGCGACGTGCCGACCGGCGCAGTCGAATCGTTCGCCGGAGTTGGATACTTCTTCGACCTGGCCGACCTTGCGCCCGGCGAGAGCGTGGTCGACCTCGGGAGCGGTTCGGGGATGGACGCCTTCTACGCCGCCGGGATCGTCGGTCACACCGGCCGTGTGTACGGCATCGACTTCACCACCGAACAGCTGGACAAGGCTCGCCGACTCGCCGAAGAGGCCGGGTTCACCCAGGTCGAGTTCTGCGAGGGCTGCATCGAGGCCCTCCCACTCGGCGAAGCGAGCGTCGACGCCGTGATCTCCAACGGCGTCATCAACTTGTGCGCGGACAAGAAGGCGGTGTTCGCCGAGGCCGCCCGCGTCCTGCGACCGGGCGGTCGGCTCGCCATCGCCGACATCATCACCGAACGGCAGCTCACCGACGCCATCGTCTGCAACGCCGACCTGTGGGCCTCCTGCATCGGCGGGGCCGCGCAACACGACCACTACCTGGAAGCCATCGAGTCTGCCGGGTTCGCCATCACCCACCAACGCGAGAACGCCTACGCGTTCATCTCCGAACGAGCGCGCGACGCCAGCGCCATTTACGGCGTCAAGAGCATCTCCCTCCTGGCCACCAAGGCCGGCACCTAA
- a CDS encoding SRPBCC family protein has protein sequence MTTVVSRWGEHGARPTPLPANTALFAELEAAESILVTCDPLAAWTLAADIPRVGEFSPECVSARWIGSTPGPRAGARFEGTNRKVDDSDEYIWTRPGTVVLADVGRSFGFVVGDRYRGAPASHWVYTFTHTESNICRIDLTFHHVPDGLTGLRLAADEDPAHAVEIVAARMAELRAGMQTTLAAMKTTLEDR, from the coding sequence ATGACAACCGTTGTCTCCCGGTGGGGCGAGCACGGGGCCCGCCCCACTCCGCTCCCCGCCAACACAGCACTCTTCGCTGAACTCGAGGCAGCGGAGTCGATCCTCGTGACATGCGACCCACTCGCAGCCTGGACGCTAGCCGCGGACATACCGCGGGTCGGCGAGTTCAGCCCCGAGTGTGTCAGCGCCCGGTGGATCGGCTCTACTCCGGGGCCACGCGCCGGAGCCCGGTTCGAAGGAACCAACCGCAAGGTCGACGACTCCGACGAGTACATCTGGACCCGGCCCGGCACCGTGGTCTTAGCCGACGTGGGCCGGTCGTTCGGCTTCGTCGTCGGCGACCGCTACCGCGGCGCCCCGGCCTCCCACTGGGTCTACACGTTCACCCACACCGAGTCGAACATCTGCCGCATCGACCTCACCTTCCACCATGTGCCCGACGGCCTCACCGGCCTGCGCCTCGCCGCAGATGAAGACCCCGCGCACGCAGTGGAGATCGTGGCAGCTCGCATGGCTGAACTTCGAGCCGGCATGCAGACCACCCTCGCGGCAATGAAGACCACGCTTGAAGACCGCTGA
- a CDS encoding metalloregulator ArsR/SmtB family transcription factor: protein MADHAAKAALYDALAEAAKALANGRRAELVDVLAQGERSVEELAREIDQTVANTSQHLQRLLRSGLVESRREGTRIYYSLSGPVVGDLWRTLREAAQQHVAGLEQLAADYLGDRSTLRTITRDDLRDRLRDGDVVVLDVRPAAEYAAGHIRGAISVPVQDLKARLREIPDGADVVAYCRGPFCVFADDAVRLLTQTGATAARLQDGFPEWAEAHLPVERS, encoded by the coding sequence ATGGCGGATCACGCAGCGAAGGCCGCCTTGTACGATGCGCTGGCGGAGGCGGCCAAAGCCTTGGCCAACGGACGGCGTGCAGAGCTGGTCGACGTGCTCGCCCAGGGCGAGCGTTCGGTCGAGGAGCTCGCGCGGGAGATCGACCAGACCGTGGCCAACACGTCCCAACACCTCCAGCGACTGCTGCGCTCAGGCCTGGTCGAGTCACGCCGGGAAGGAACTCGGATCTACTACTCCCTGTCCGGCCCGGTGGTCGGCGACCTGTGGCGTACCCTGCGCGAAGCAGCGCAGCAGCACGTGGCCGGGCTCGAGCAGCTCGCCGCGGACTATCTCGGTGACCGCAGCACGCTGCGCACCATCACTCGCGATGACCTTCGCGACCGACTGCGCGACGGCGATGTCGTCGTGCTCGATGTACGACCCGCGGCCGAGTACGCCGCAGGTCACATCCGAGGCGCGATCTCGGTTCCCGTCCAAGACCTGAAGGCTCGCCTGCGCGAGATTCCCGACGGCGCCGACGTGGTCGCATACTGTCGCGGGCCGTTCTGCGTGTTTGCCGACGACGCCGTGCGCCTTCTCACCCAAACTGGTGCCACGGCCGCGCGCCTGCAGGACGGGTTCCCTGAATGGGCCGAGGCTCACCTCCCGGTCGAACGCTCATAA
- a CDS encoding DUF4440 domain-containing protein: MDLDEFVSQCEQAWQIFVTGDPGPAKLLFSRRDDVTLANPWGPAVTGWADVSATLDAAAARFRNGHLSELDVLSRFVSDGLACYHEIERGEAMIGGRTEPEAFALRVTSIYRREDEQWRIVLRHADPILAPRPVDASISS, translated from the coding sequence ATGGATCTCGATGAGTTCGTCAGCCAGTGTGAGCAGGCATGGCAGATCTTCGTGACCGGCGACCCCGGTCCGGCCAAGCTGCTGTTCTCACGCCGCGACGACGTGACTCTGGCCAATCCGTGGGGCCCGGCCGTAACGGGATGGGCGGATGTATCGGCGACGCTCGACGCGGCGGCGGCTCGCTTTCGGAACGGCCACCTGTCAGAACTCGACGTCCTTAGCAGGTTCGTCTCGGACGGCCTCGCCTGTTATCACGAGATCGAACGGGGCGAGGCAATGATTGGCGGTCGCACGGAGCCGGAGGCTTTTGCTCTTCGGGTGACCTCCATCTACCGGCGGGAGGATGAACAGTGGCGCATCGTGCTCAGGCATGCGGACCCGATCCTGGCCCCGAGACCAGTCGATGCGTCGATCAGCAGCTAA
- a CDS encoding PPOX class F420-dependent oxidoreductase, protein MPNETTLDDLADEKFVSLTSFRKNGVGVPTPVWIGRDGDALVVTTPVGSGKVKRLRKNRTVELRPCSRRGTVEEDAPTVRAVAEVVEGDAAMRRLDEVLKPKYSFEYRVAMSIERLLRRGSPQRVMLRITPVG, encoded by the coding sequence GTGCCCAACGAGACCACGCTCGATGACCTCGCCGACGAAAAGTTCGTCTCGCTCACGAGCTTTCGCAAGAACGGCGTCGGCGTCCCGACCCCTGTCTGGATCGGGCGTGACGGCGATGCCCTCGTCGTGACGACACCGGTCGGCAGCGGCAAGGTCAAGAGGCTGCGTAAGAACCGCACGGTCGAGCTGCGGCCGTGCAGCCGCCGCGGCACCGTCGAGGAGGACGCGCCCACGGTCAGGGCCGTGGCCGAGGTTGTCGAGGGCGACGCTGCCATGCGCCGGCTCGACGAGGTGCTGAAGCCGAAGTACTCCTTCGAATACCGCGTCGCCATGAGCATCGAACGGCTGCTGCGACGAGGGAGCCCTCAGCGGGTCATGCTGCGCATCACTCCGGTGGGCTGA
- a CDS encoding MFS transporter, which translates to MTDSTLRVGRPARLGLAQNAAQFGLLVVVNALVGGMLGEERTVLPLLGERQFGLRAYTAGLTFILVFGLAKAVTNYLAGTLGDRYGRKPVLVGGWLVAVPVPLLLIWAPSWGWVIVANVLLGISQGLTWSTTVVMKIDLVGPARRGLAMGLNEAAGYGAVAVTALATGYLAQAYGLRPAPFLLGIAFAALGLGLSTLTVKETRDHARLEAAGHAPRPDGKHDHLHADLTTAQVFAQTSFREPALSSASQAGLVNNLNDGLAWGLFPILFAGAGLSVARIGVLAALYPAVWGVGQLLTGALSDRWGRKWLIATGMGIQGVALGVVALADTFTVWAFAAILLGAGTAMVYPTLLAVSADVSHPAWRARAVGIYRLWRDAGFAAGALLAGLVADALGVRAAVWSVAALTVASGVVVAGRMYETHPPAHRGNDPHPQQDTQEVSHG; encoded by the coding sequence ATGACGGATTCGACGCTCCGCGTCGGGCGACCGGCACGGCTCGGGCTGGCCCAGAACGCGGCCCAGTTCGGGCTGCTCGTGGTGGTCAACGCCCTGGTCGGCGGCATGCTCGGCGAGGAGCGCACTGTCCTGCCGCTGCTCGGGGAACGTCAGTTCGGGCTCAGGGCGTACACGGCGGGGCTGACGTTCATCCTCGTGTTCGGCCTAGCCAAGGCCGTCACCAACTACCTCGCCGGCACGCTGGGCGACCGGTACGGCCGCAAACCGGTCCTGGTCGGCGGGTGGCTGGTGGCGGTGCCGGTCCCGCTGCTGCTGATCTGGGCGCCGTCGTGGGGGTGGGTCATCGTCGCGAACGTTCTGCTCGGCATCTCCCAAGGGCTGACCTGGTCGACCACCGTCGTCATGAAGATCGATCTGGTCGGTCCGGCCCGCCGCGGGCTGGCCATGGGCCTGAACGAGGCCGCCGGGTACGGGGCCGTCGCCGTGACCGCATTGGCCACCGGGTACCTCGCGCAGGCGTACGGGCTGCGCCCGGCCCCGTTTCTGCTTGGCATCGCGTTCGCCGCCCTGGGCCTTGGCCTGTCCACCCTGACCGTCAAGGAGACCCGCGACCATGCCCGCCTCGAAGCAGCCGGACACGCGCCGCGCCCTGACGGCAAACACGACCACCTGCATGCCGACCTGACCACCGCCCAGGTGTTCGCCCAGACCAGCTTCCGTGAACCGGCGCTGTCCTCGGCGAGCCAGGCCGGGCTGGTGAACAATCTCAACGACGGGCTCGCCTGGGGACTGTTTCCCATCCTGTTCGCGGGCGCAGGTCTGTCCGTGGCCCGCATCGGCGTCCTCGCCGCCCTGTACCCGGCCGTGTGGGGCGTCGGGCAGCTGCTCACTGGCGCCCTGTCCGACCGGTGGGGTCGCAAATGGCTCATCGCCACAGGCATGGGCATCCAGGGCGTCGCCTTGGGCGTGGTGGCCCTCGCCGATACCTTTACCGTCTGGGCCTTCGCCGCCATCTTGCTGGGAGCCGGGACGGCCATGGTGTACCCGACCCTGTTGGCCGTGTCCGCGGACGTGTCCCACCCGGCGTGGCGGGCCCGCGCCGTCGGCATCTACCGGTTGTGGCGCGACGCGGGATTCGCCGCCGGCGCCCTGCTTGCTGGCCTGGTCGCCGATGCGCTCGGGGTCCGGGCCGCCGTGTGGTCGGTCGCGGCGCTGACGGTCGCATCCGGGGTGGTCGTCGCCGGGCGCATGTACGAGACTCACCCGCCCGCCCATCGCGGGAACGACCCACACCCGCAGCAGGATACGCAGGAGGTCAGCCATGGGTGA